A single window of Solanum dulcamara chromosome 5, daSolDulc1.2, whole genome shotgun sequence DNA harbors:
- the LOC129888745 gene encoding light-harvesting complex-like protein 3 isotype 2, chloroplastic, translating into MSMPLFSSLPPHFPSLSPPKSHFTHKPFLSLPLKKPYFLFLISPKSIDASSSSSSDVIIEKEKDVKDEGSNGVPLNSNGSSPAVVTVAPATETEWVRKFQDDRWVGGTWELKQFEKDGKVHWDSVIDAEVRRRKWLEDNPESSSNEDPVLFDTSIIPWWAWMKRFHLPEAERLNGRAAMVGFFMAYFVDSLTGVGLVDQMGNFFCKTLLFVAVAGVLLIRKNEDLETIKKLLEETTFYDKQWQASWKDETSSSSKDS; encoded by the exons ATGTCCATGCCCTTATTCTCATCTCTTCCACCCCATTTCCCATCTCTCTCTCCTCCAAAATCCCACTTCACCCACAAACCATTTCTCTCTTTACCTCTCAAAAAACCCTATTTCCTTTTCTTGATTTCCCCTAAATCCATtgatgcttcttcttcttcttcttcagatgTAATTATCGAGAAAGAAAAGGACGTTAAAGATGAGGGGTCTAATGGGGTGCCGTTAAACTCAAATGGGTCGTCGCCAGCGGTGGTTACCGTTGCTCCGGCGACGGAGACGGAGTGGGTGAGGAAGTTTCAGGATGATAGGTGGGTTGGAGGGACCTGGGAGTTGAAGCAATTTGAGAAAGATGGGAAGGTTCATTGGGATTCTGTAATTGATGCAG AGGTTAGGAGAAGGAAATGGTTAGAAGATAACCCCGAGTCATCAAGTAATGAAGACCCTGTGCTTTTCGACACCTCAATTATTCCTTGGTGGGCATGGATGAAGAGGTTCCATCTTCCTGAAGCAGAACGTCTCAATG GTCGTGCTGCAATGGTTGGTTTCTTTATGGCCTACTTTGTGGATAGCTTGACTGGTGTAGGCCTCGTCGACCAAATGGGGAATTTCTTTTGCAAAACACTATTGTTTGTAGCCGTGGCTGGTGTCCTCCTAATCCGCAAAAACGAGGATTTAGAAACCATCAAAAAGTTGCTGGAAGAGACTACTTTCTATGATAAGCAATGGCAAGCATCTTGGAAAGACGAGACCTCAAGCAGTTCGAAGGATTCTTGA
- the LOC129888744 gene encoding GATA transcription factor 26-like isoform X2, whose protein sequence is MLLAHKRCQPASTPLWRNGPPEKPILCNACGSRWRTKGTLANYTPLHARAEPCDFEEHRVSRFKNMSMKNKEAKILKRKQSYDNAEVGTPPDYNLGFRKGLDEDTSNRSSSGSAVSNSESCVQFGSAEASDLTGPAQSNIWDTTVPSRKRTCFNRPKPSSVEKLTKDLYTILHEQQSSYLSASSEEELLFESDKPMVSVEIGHGSVLIRHPNSIGREEESEASSLSVDNKNRSVSDAYSRLTTPPVNISKVVNSPNMGTERTKKPTGPALEQDQFKRNKDHLEKLQILGHHSSPLRYIDLKDVLNYEEFMNHLSSDEQKQLLKYLPPVDSFAPPDSLRSVFESSQFEENLSSFQKLLAEGVFDNSLPGVKLEDCRTLKRLILCYLAKSKWVQQYNLLKETKCKNSSSASEVAGEPNVVGTCHSANVKKPREGQHPKCSGAKTTMKSPKRVVMKSIYEQKELIDNDGSCFSPRSSFALPSENSSLVLDSFRSANENSHQDLLLDVPSNSYFPQAELLLPTSSFTTQASTSSSSMYPPHLVRP, encoded by the exons ATGCTCCTTGCTCACAAGAGATGTCAGCCTGCTA GTACTCCACTTTGGCGTAATGGACCTCCAGAGAAGCCAATACTGTGTAACGCCTGTGGATCTCGGTGGAGAACAAAAGGGACCTTGGCAAACTATACTCCTCTGCATGCAAGAGCAGAACCTTGTGACTTTGAGGAACACAGGGTTTCTCGGTTCAAAAACATGTCTATGAAGAACAAAGAGGCAAAGATTCTGAAACGGAAACAAAGTTATGATAATGCTGAAGTTGGAACTCCTCCTGATTATAATCTAGGTTTCCGTAAGGGTTTAGATGAAGATACTAGCAATAGGTCAAGTTCTGGCTCTGCTGTCTCAAACTCCGAGAGCTGTGTGCAATTTGGTAGTGCTGAAGCAAGTGATTTGACAG GTCCAGCGCAATCCAATATATGGGATACAACTGTGCCTTCAAGGAAGAGAACCTGTTTCAATCGTCCAAAGCCATCTTCAGTCGAAAAGCTCACCAAAGACCTATATACCATCTTACATGAACAACAAAGTTCATACTTGTCTGCATCCTCTGAAGAGGAGTTGCTTTTTGAGAGTGACAAGCCTATGGTTTCTGTTGAGATAGGACACGGAAGTGTACTAATTCGGCATCCTAATTCAATAGGTAGAGAAGAAGAATCAGAAGCCAGCTCTCTTTCCGTTGACAACAAGAACCGTTCTGTCAGTGATGCTTATTCACGATTGACTACCCCTCCTGTAAATATTAGTAAGGTTGTCAATTCACCAAATATGGGTACGGAGAGAACCAAGAAGCCTACTGGTCCAGCATTGGAACAAGACCAGTTTAAAAG aAACAAAGATCACCTTGAAAAGCTACAAATTCTTGGACATCATAGTTCACCCCTTCGCTATATAGACCTGAAG GATGTACTTAATTatgaagaattcatgaatcattTGTCAAGTGATGAACAGAAGCAGCTACTGAAGTACTTACCACCTGTCGATTCTTTTGCGCCTCCAGATAG TCTTAGAAGTGTGTTTGAGAGCTCTCAATTCGAGGAGAACCTCTCTTCCTTCCAGAAACTTCTTGCAGAAGGTGTTTTTGATAATTCATTGCCAGGAGTGAAATTAGAAGATTGTAGAACTTTGAAGAGACTTATATTGTGCTATTTAGCAAAGTCGAAGTGGGTGCAACAATATAATTTACTCAAG GAAACAAAGTGTAAGAATAGTAGCAGCGCTTCTGAAGTTGCCGGAGAGCCAAATGTTGTTGGCACATGTCATTCAGCGAATGTGAAGAAACCAAGGGAGGGGCAACATCCAAAGTGTTCGG GTGCAAAGACGACAATGAAGAGCCCCAAGAGGGTGGTGATGAAAAGCATCTATGAGCAGAAGGAACTAATAGACAACGATGGCTCTTGCTTCAGTCCAAGAAGCTCGTTCGCCTTGCCTTCTGAGAATAGTTCCCTCGTGCTGGATTCTTTCCGTTCTGCAAATGAAAACTCCCATCAGGACTTGCTGCTTGACGTGCCATCCAATAGCTACTTCCCTCAGGCGGAACTACTCTTACCTACATCAAGTTTTACTACTCAAGCAAGTACTAGTAGTAGCTCAATGTACCCTCCACATCTCGTCCGTCCCTAA
- the LOC129888744 gene encoding GATA transcription factor 26-like isoform X1 codes for MGKEGPCYHCGVTSTPLWRNGPPEKPILCNACGSRWRTKGTLANYTPLHARAEPCDFEEHRVSRFKNMSMKNKEAKILKRKQSYDNAEVGTPPDYNLGFRKGLDEDTSNRSSSGSAVSNSESCVQFGSAEASDLTGPAQSNIWDTTVPSRKRTCFNRPKPSSVEKLTKDLYTILHEQQSSYLSASSEEELLFESDKPMVSVEIGHGSVLIRHPNSIGREEESEASSLSVDNKNRSVSDAYSRLTTPPVNISKVVNSPNMGTERTKKPTGPALEQDQFKRNKDHLEKLQILGHHSSPLRYIDLKDVLNYEEFMNHLSSDEQKQLLKYLPPVDSFAPPDSLRSVFESSQFEENLSSFQKLLAEGVFDNSLPGVKLEDCRTLKRLILCYLAKSKWVQQYNLLKETKCKNSSSASEVAGEPNVVGTCHSANVKKPREGQHPKCSGAKTTMKSPKRVVMKSIYEQKELIDNDGSCFSPRSSFALPSENSSLVLDSFRSANENSHQDLLLDVPSNSYFPQAELLLPTSSFTTQASTSSSSMYPPHLVRP; via the exons ATGGGAAAGGAAGGACCTTGCTATCACTGTGGTGTTACAA GTACTCCACTTTGGCGTAATGGACCTCCAGAGAAGCCAATACTGTGTAACGCCTGTGGATCTCGGTGGAGAACAAAAGGGACCTTGGCAAACTATACTCCTCTGCATGCAAGAGCAGAACCTTGTGACTTTGAGGAACACAGGGTTTCTCGGTTCAAAAACATGTCTATGAAGAACAAAGAGGCAAAGATTCTGAAACGGAAACAAAGTTATGATAATGCTGAAGTTGGAACTCCTCCTGATTATAATCTAGGTTTCCGTAAGGGTTTAGATGAAGATACTAGCAATAGGTCAAGTTCTGGCTCTGCTGTCTCAAACTCCGAGAGCTGTGTGCAATTTGGTAGTGCTGAAGCAAGTGATTTGACAG GTCCAGCGCAATCCAATATATGGGATACAACTGTGCCTTCAAGGAAGAGAACCTGTTTCAATCGTCCAAAGCCATCTTCAGTCGAAAAGCTCACCAAAGACCTATATACCATCTTACATGAACAACAAAGTTCATACTTGTCTGCATCCTCTGAAGAGGAGTTGCTTTTTGAGAGTGACAAGCCTATGGTTTCTGTTGAGATAGGACACGGAAGTGTACTAATTCGGCATCCTAATTCAATAGGTAGAGAAGAAGAATCAGAAGCCAGCTCTCTTTCCGTTGACAACAAGAACCGTTCTGTCAGTGATGCTTATTCACGATTGACTACCCCTCCTGTAAATATTAGTAAGGTTGTCAATTCACCAAATATGGGTACGGAGAGAACCAAGAAGCCTACTGGTCCAGCATTGGAACAAGACCAGTTTAAAAG aAACAAAGATCACCTTGAAAAGCTACAAATTCTTGGACATCATAGTTCACCCCTTCGCTATATAGACCTGAAG GATGTACTTAATTatgaagaattcatgaatcattTGTCAAGTGATGAACAGAAGCAGCTACTGAAGTACTTACCACCTGTCGATTCTTTTGCGCCTCCAGATAG TCTTAGAAGTGTGTTTGAGAGCTCTCAATTCGAGGAGAACCTCTCTTCCTTCCAGAAACTTCTTGCAGAAGGTGTTTTTGATAATTCATTGCCAGGAGTGAAATTAGAAGATTGTAGAACTTTGAAGAGACTTATATTGTGCTATTTAGCAAAGTCGAAGTGGGTGCAACAATATAATTTACTCAAG GAAACAAAGTGTAAGAATAGTAGCAGCGCTTCTGAAGTTGCCGGAGAGCCAAATGTTGTTGGCACATGTCATTCAGCGAATGTGAAGAAACCAAGGGAGGGGCAACATCCAAAGTGTTCGG GTGCAAAGACGACAATGAAGAGCCCCAAGAGGGTGGTGATGAAAAGCATCTATGAGCAGAAGGAACTAATAGACAACGATGGCTCTTGCTTCAGTCCAAGAAGCTCGTTCGCCTTGCCTTCTGAGAATAGTTCCCTCGTGCTGGATTCTTTCCGTTCTGCAAATGAAAACTCCCATCAGGACTTGCTGCTTGACGTGCCATCCAATAGCTACTTCCCTCAGGCGGAACTACTCTTACCTACATCAAGTTTTACTACTCAAGCAAGTACTAGTAGTAGCTCAATGTACCCTCCACATCTCGTCCGTCCCTAA
- the LOC129889755 gene encoding trihelix transcription factor ASIL2-like, translating into MSSNVDSTVAVAEDAIPEEKPQPARQPRRFPPPCWTQEETLALIEAYRERWYALRRGYLRTADWDAVAATVTSRCPDASPAKTSAQCRHKMEKLRQRYRAEKQRSLSCPTGRFFSSWFFFDNMDAMENGTTVAAIRSNNQQIAEKQQGVPAVSNDGYSLKTMIDQNLLKLKINPKNNLNSPPNFMFNHVLAAKNSEKINFASRIPNGYCSYMDMGSNKEEHPHDLEYSSGYRMKNGISMKAKRTGRIIGDVNGGGNFVMNPSYDCDEGSEYNGSNASDGFHIRNMGVGVSSSRRSYNSGNVEQQPNLDSRFSPGLSKFGNKGGGGVGMKRGRDPVEEMVLSIKLLGEGFMKMEKMKMEMAKEVEQMRMEMEMKRNEMILESQKQIVEAFVKVLGEVHKNKNGKTVSPES; encoded by the coding sequence ATGTCGTCTAACGTTGATTCCACCGTCGCAGTAGCAGAAGATGCCATCCCGGAGGAGAAGCCGCAGCCGGCGCGGCAGCCGAGGAGATTTCCACCGCCGTGTTGGACTCAAGAAGAGACGTTAGCTCTTATCGAAGCCTACCGTGAGCGGTGGTACGCGCTCCGACGTGGGTACCTACGGACGGCTGACTGGGATGCGGTGGCAGCTACCGTAACCAGCCGCTGCCCAGATGCTTCTCCGGCGAAAACCTCAGCTCAGTGCCGACATAAAATGGAAAAACTCCGGCAACGCTACCGTGCGGAGAAGCAGAGATCCCTTTCCTGCCCCACCGGTAGGTTTTTCTCATCTTGGTTCTTCTTTGACAATATGGACGCCATGGAAAATGGTACTACTGTTGCAGCAATCAGATCTAATAATCAACAAATCGCTGAGAAACAACAAGGGGTTCCTGCTGTTTCTAATGATGGGTATTCTTTAAAAACGATGATTGATCAGAATTTATTGAAATTGAAGATCAATCCGAAGAATAATCTAAATTCACCCCCGAATTTCATGTTTAATCATGTTTTAGCTGCGAAAAACTCCGAAAAGATTAACTTTGCTAGTAGGATTCCAAATGGGTATTGTTCTTACATGGATATGGGATCTAACAAAGAGGAACATCCACATGATCTTGAGTATTCAAGTGGGTATAGGATGAAAAATGGAATTTCAATGAAAGCGAAGCGAACAGGGAGGATTATTGGAGATGTAAATGGTGGGGGGAATTTTGTAATGAATCCTAGTTATGATTGTGATGAAGGAAGTGAATATAATGGAAGTAATGCTAGTGATGGATTCCATATTAGGAATATGGGTGTTGGTGTTTCAAGTTCAAGAAGAAGTTATAATAGTGGGAATGTTGAACAACAACCCAATCTTGATTCTAGGTTCAGTCCTGGTTTGTCGAAATTCGGGAACAAGGGAGGAGGTGGTGTAGGGATGAAGAGGGGGAGGGATCCCGTGGAAGAGATGGTTTTATCGATTAAGTTATTAGGCGAAgggttcatgaaaatggagaaaatgaaGATGGAAATGGCAAAGGAAGTGGAGCAGATGAGAATGGAAATGGAGATGAAACGTAATGAGATGATACTTGAATCACAAAAGCAGATTGTGGAAGCATTTGTGAAGGTCTTAGGTGAGGTTCACAAGAACAAGAATGGGAAGACTGTTTCACCTGAATCATAG